The Chloroflexota bacterium genomic interval GAGACGCCGCCAGCACGCTACGCCAGCACGGTAGCAACCGATCCGAGAGGTAGGCGTGCCGAGAGGCAGCAAGCGGTGCGTGACGTCAGCAGACGGTGCGTGAGCTAGCTAGGCGTACCGTGAGGTAAGGTCACGAAGCGCGAAGGGTGCGAAGGACACGGAGACGCGGGGACAACGGTAATGTGAACACGTCACTCCCGCGGACGTCAGCAGACGGTCCGTGAGGTAGCTGGGTAAGGGCATGTAGGACACGGGGAACGCGGGAGTCCATTGCACTAAGGACGCGTCCATAAATTACTTCCCGGTTTGGCTCGGTCAGGAGACCGGCCATAGCTGTGAAGTTAATGCTGGACGGTTACTCAGGGATCGTTTGAGCTGTAGTCCTGGACTCCCCGGCCGACTCCATACCATGGAACCGGTAGCCACGCTCACCCAGTTCGGTCAGGATCACCTCCAGCGCTTCAACAGTCTGCCAACTTCCCCCACCCCCGTCGTGAAGGATCACGATCGCGCCCGGAAAGGCCCGTTCGGTTACGAAACGCACGATCGCTTCTTTGCCCGGCCGGCGCCAGTCTTTGGGGTCCAGATCCCAGCCAACCACCTGGTAGCCAAGGTTGGCTGCCATTTCAAAAGTGCTGGCATCGACAGCGCCGTATGGCGCCCGCAGAAGCCGCAAAGAATTGTCGGCTGGCAGCAGGTCACCCGTTGTCTCCTGAATCAGGTCCTCGACCCTCGCCAACTCCCGGGCAAAGGTCTCCAGATCAGCACCCACCAGGGAGCGGTGCCGGTAGGTGTGATTGGCAAGCATATGACCCGACCCGGCAACCGGGCGCAGGGCCCGGGGCCAGCGGTTCAAATGGGCACCCACGACGAAAAAGGTTCCTCTGGCGCCATGACGATCGAGGAGATCGACAATGGCAGCTGTTTTCTCAGGGCTGGGTCCATCGTCAAAGGTCAGATAGAGGATCGGCGCCCCATCCCCGGTATGGGTTGGCAGGCCCAACCTCACCGCTCGTTGCACACGGGTCCGCGCCGTCGAGGCAGGGGGGGCATAGCCGGCCGGGTTATTGGCAATTGCCATCCGAACGTGGAATTCATCGTAATTGCCATCCTGGGAAACGATGCGCAATCGCAGGCTGTAGTTCCCATCGGGAAAGCGAGCAGTATCCAGCCTGGTAAGCAGACCCCCTGCCGGCAATGGAGTCTCTCCCAGCGCCACGAAACTTGTCGCTTGAGTGTTTCCGGCGGGCAGAATATCCAGTTGCCACTTCTGAAAGTTCGCGTTGTCGGCAATCGCCTCGATGGGCACGATCCCCCGAAGAACCTCGCCTGGCGCCGGGCTGACGAAGCCGTTACCAGGGAAATAATGGGCGGTCGCGGTGCCTGGCAGGCTCAGGGCAACCAGGAGCAGGATAACCGTCAAAAAAAGGTGACGTGACATGGGTGGCGATAAGGGCATGGGGTGTTAGTCGTCTTGAGTTACCAACTGAAACTTTGGGTTTGATTTGCTACATGCCTGAGGGTTCAGGCTTCCTTCCCGAGGTATTCCACAACAGCTTGCTTGATCAACGCATGATAGGGGACACCCATCAGGTTGGCACGTTCCTTTAGAGCATCCAAAACATAGACAGGAAACCGGATCGAAATCGGTCGGGTTTCGGGCTTTAAGTTGGGAAACACGACAGGCTTGGCATCTTCGGGCTCATAATAGTCAGCCAGATTGATCTGAGCCCAGAACTCCCTCTCATCATCTTCATTTTTGAATTCCGGGACCTCAAGTGTCTTTTTCATAGAGATCAGTCTCGCTTTATTTCATTGAGATCGCGTGCCGAGATGACGCGAATCTTCTTTCTCCTAACGGCAAAGACTACGAACAACAGTCTTCCTTCCTTAGTCTTGCCAACGATGATTCTGCGGGTCTCTCCTTGCGAGTGTTTTGGGTCAGGATAGAGTCTTCGGTTCGGGTCAAAAAACGCTTCTTCTGCTTCTCTGTCTGTTACATCATGGCTAGCCAAGTTCTTGTCACGGTTTCCTTCATCCCAATCAAAGGATACCGGATCATCAATTCTGATTGTATCAGGATTGTAGCGCGGTGCGCTACTTCTGTCAAGGTTTTCATCCTCAGTCATTCGATCACCTATCCTTACTTGCACGCTTCCGAAAAACCAGGGTGAACGATTGCAGTATAGCCGAACCGGCGGAGAAGGACAATTGCAGGCTGGTTGGTGGGGTTCGCATCTGAGGATGCGAACCCCGCTTCAGAAAGCATGGCCGCGATCAGCGGCACGTGCCGACCGAGCAAGTGGAGTCGAGGCTTTAGCCGGGCTTGCTCGGTCGGCACCTTGTGACCACTACCCTGTGCCACTCCGGAGTCATCTACACTGTTTTATTGCCATGAATTGGTGTACAATATACCAGTTATTTACCTGATCGTCCCAAGGATCCCTTCCAATGTCCGCCAGTGAATTCACCATTGAACAGAGCTGGTCGTCCGATCGAACGACCGCGCTTCGCTGGGTCAGTTCCCATGTGCTGCGAAACTTCCAATTTGTCCTGGGCGTTCTGATCGGGGCCTTTGGCAATGCCATGCTGGCCAGCGCACCCGCCATCTATGCCGGTCAGGCCTTCGATGCCCTGCTGGCCGATTCCAGCAATACCCAGGCACTGCTCCGGGCAGCAGCACTGATCGCTGCCACGCAAATCATTCGGGGTATTCTGCAGATCGGAAGGAATTTTTCGGCGGAGGTCATCGGCCAGCGGCTGGAGCGCGATGCCCGCGATGAACTGTACGTCAGCCTGGCGGGAAAAAGCATGTCGTTCCACGATTCCCATCCCACAGGCGATCTGATGGCGCGGGCCACCAACGATGTCCGCGAGATCAATCTGATGTTCAACCCGGGCCTCAATCTGGTGGTTGGATCCAGTAGTTTTTTGTTGGTCCCCCTCATTGTGTCACCCCGGATTGACCCGCTGCTGTTGATTGCTCCGGTTGGCTATCTGATCCTCTACATCATCTCAATCTGGCGTTATTTGAAGGAACTGGCGCCGGCAACTACGTTGGTGCGCGAGGAATTCGGCAATATGAACACGGTCCTGGCTGAAACTATCGACGGCATTCAAACGGTCAAGGGAGCCGCCCAGGAAGAATTCGAGATCAACAGATTCCGGCGGGCGGTTCACGCCTGGCGCGATGGTTTCATCTGGCAAGGTGATATCGAATCCAAGTTCATTCCCCTGCTATTGCTGGGCCTGGTGCAAACGGCTGCGCTGGCCCTGAGCCTGATCCTCTACACCCGCGGTGAGATATCCATTGGCGATGTGGTCACCTACAACGGCCTGATGCTGCTTTTCGGCTTCCCCACCTTTGTCGGTCAATTCGCCTTTTCCCAGCTATCCTCGGGCATGGCCAGTGCCCGGCGCATTCTCGAGCTGATCAACACCGAAACCGAATTGGATGAAAACGCAGGCGGCTACGACGAGCCGATGCAGGGCAAGATAACCTTCGACAACGTAACCTTCTCCTACAACGGCACGCCAACCCTGCAGGAGATCAGCTTCGAGGTAGAACCGGGGCAGACTCTCGCCATCGTCGGCCAGACCGGCGCCGGCAAAAGCACGGTGGCCAAATTGATAAACCGCATCTACGACGTGGACTCGGGTCAGGTGTTGATCGACGGTGTCGATGTGCGGGATTGGGATTTGGCTGCACTGCGCCGGCAGATATCCATCATCGAGCAGGACATTTTTCTCTTCTCCCGCAGCGTGGGTGAAAACATCGCGTTTGGCGTGCCTGAGACGGATCAGGCCAGTATTGAAGAGGTGGCTCGGCAAGCCCAGGCCCACGACTTCATCAGCAATTTCCGGGACGGCTACGGTACAGAGACTGGCGAGCGTGGTGTGACCCTTTCGGGTGGCCAGCGGCAGCGCCTGGCTCTGGCCCGCGCCTTCCTGACCGAGCCTCACATCCTGATTCTGGACGACTCGACCAGCGCCATCGACAGCGCTACCGAAGATCGTATCCAGCGCGCAATCGAACAAGCTGCCAAGGATCGTACCACGATCCTGATTACCCATCGCCTGTCGCAGATCCGTTGGGCCGACCTGATCGTC includes:
- a CDS encoding polysaccharide deacetylase family protein, with translation MSRHLFLTVILLLVALSLPGTATAHYFPGNGFVSPAPGEVLRGIVPIEAIADNANFQKWQLDILPAGNTQATSFVALGETPLPAGGLLTRLDTARFPDGNYSLRLRIVSQDGNYDEFHVRMAIANNPAGYAPPASTARTRVQRAVRLGLPTHTGDGAPILYLTFDDGPSPEKTAAIVDLLDRHGARGTFFVVGAHLNRWPRALRPVAGSGHMLANHTYRHRSLVGADLETFARELARVEDLIQETTGDLLPADNSLRLLRAPYGAVDASTFEMAANLGYQVVGWDLDPKDWRRPGKEAIVRFVTERAFPGAIVILHDGGGGSWQTVEALEVILTELGERGYRFHGMESAGESRTTAQTIPE
- a CDS encoding BrnA antitoxin family protein; the encoded protein is MKKTLEVPEFKNEDDEREFWAQINLADYYEPEDAKPVVFPNLKPETRPISIRFPVYVLDALKERANLMGVPYHALIKQAVVEYLGKEA
- a CDS encoding BrnT family toxin, with translation MTEDENLDRSSAPRYNPDTIRIDDPVSFDWDEGNRDKNLASHDVTDREAEEAFFDPNRRLYPDPKHSQGETRRIIVGKTKEGRLLFVVFAVRRKKIRVISARDLNEIKRD
- a CDS encoding ABC transporter ATP-binding protein; its protein translation is MSASEFTIEQSWSSDRTTALRWVSSHVLRNFQFVLGVLIGAFGNAMLASAPAIYAGQAFDALLADSSNTQALLRAAALIAATQIIRGILQIGRNFSAEVIGQRLERDARDELYVSLAGKSMSFHDSHPTGDLMARATNDVREINLMFNPGLNLVVGSSSFLLVPLIVSPRIDPLLLIAPVGYLILYIISIWRYLKELAPATTLVREEFGNMNTVLAETIDGIQTVKGAAQEEFEINRFRRAVHAWRDGFIWQGDIESKFIPLLLLGLVQTAALALSLILYTRGEISIGDVVTYNGLMLLFGFPTFVGQFAFSQLSSGMASARRILELINTETELDENAGGYDEPMQGKITFDNVTFSYNGTPTLQEISFEVEPGQTLAIVGQTGAGKSTVAKLINRIYDVDSGQVLIDGVDVRDWDLAALRRQISIIEQDIFLFSRSVGENIAFGVPETDQASIEEVARQAQAHDFISNFRDGYGTETGERGVTLSGGQRQRLALARAFLTEPHILILDDSTSAIDSATEDRIQRAIEQAAKDRTTILITHRLSQIRWADLIVVLRNGQIAAIGKHEDLLEQSEAYRTIFASYE